In a genomic window of Wyeomyia smithii strain HCP4-BCI-WySm-NY-G18 chromosome 1, ASM2978416v1, whole genome shotgun sequence:
- the LOC129725714 gene encoding uncharacterized protein LOC129725714 isoform X2: MKKNCGTVSENFFSVLQTIEAGKPVLSVVPQRWVQGKYLFWPDRNAEKLNKDPSSRPASSWNKIVCSVKERRINNFFEAEEAAANLSGATTDVSDAGPPIPKKPRLKRTHQFNHQTNPIKSDMDFNQCLAKSFDGSNVTGSLPVSVILETPVETESASAHINLLEEAREVSFPIVCIDENLPANYDLMSFNLAQNADNCIDLAKREILDKLDKIKEEVRESIVDAVRSMLQ; the protein is encoded by the exons atgaaaaaaaactgcGGAACCGTGTCAG AGAACTTTTTCAGCGTACTGCAAACCATTGAGGCAGGTAAACCAGTTCTTTCGGTTGTACCTCAGAGATGGGTGCAGGGAAAGTATTTATTCTGGCCAGATCGCAATGCTGAAAAATTAAACAAAGACCCGTCATCCCGTCCGGCTTCCAGCTGGAATAAAATAGTATGCTCAGTAAAGGAGCGACgcataaataacttttttgaagcGGAAGAGGCAGCAGCAAATTTATCCGGTGCTACAACAGATGTTTCCGATGCTGGCCCTCCAATCCCgaaaaaacctcgtttgaaaCGCACACATCAATTCAATCATCAAACGAATCCTATAAAAAGTGACATGGACTTCAATCAATGTCTTGCGAAATCTTTCG ATGGTTCGAACGTCACAGGATCATTACCCGTTTCTGTAATATTAGAAACTCCGGTAGAAACGGAATCTGCATCTGCACATATAAATTtactagaggaagcaagagagGTATCCTTTCCAATCGTTTGTATTGATGAAAACCTGCCGGCAAATTATGACCTCATGTCATTCAACCTAGCTCAG AATGCCGACAATTGCATAGATCTTGCGAAGCGAGAAATTTTGGACAAATTGGATAAAATTAAGGAGGAAGTTCGGGAATCGATAGTAGATGCCGTTAGAAGTAT GTTACAATGA
- the LOC129725714 gene encoding uncharacterized protein LOC129725714 isoform X1 → MKKNCGTVSENFFSVLQTIEAGKPVLSVVPQRWVQGKYLFWPDRNAEKLNKDPSSRPASSWNKIVCSVKERRINNFFEAEEAAANLSGATTDVSDAGPPIPKKPRLKRTHQFNHQTNPIKSDMDFNQCLAKSFDGSNVTGSLPVSVILETPVETESASAHINLLEEAREVSFPIVCIDENLPANYDLMSFNLAQNADNCIDLAKREILDKLDKIKEEVRESIVDAVRSMFVKTVATLKSDLEIKLAFMRQVTMTGTLVHNFQFEPVKSISDLENLEQNLENSEYMEKFYNYMKSVIGPQGDPCNGLNVCYDLIDNIFERKFMVCALGRVRAEASNQNMLSKNL, encoded by the exons atgaaaaaaaactgcGGAACCGTGTCAG AGAACTTTTTCAGCGTACTGCAAACCATTGAGGCAGGTAAACCAGTTCTTTCGGTTGTACCTCAGAGATGGGTGCAGGGAAAGTATTTATTCTGGCCAGATCGCAATGCTGAAAAATTAAACAAAGACCCGTCATCCCGTCCGGCTTCCAGCTGGAATAAAATAGTATGCTCAGTAAAGGAGCGACgcataaataacttttttgaagcGGAAGAGGCAGCAGCAAATTTATCCGGTGCTACAACAGATGTTTCCGATGCTGGCCCTCCAATCCCgaaaaaacctcgtttgaaaCGCACACATCAATTCAATCATCAAACGAATCCTATAAAAAGTGACATGGACTTCAATCAATGTCTTGCGAAATCTTTCG ATGGTTCGAACGTCACAGGATCATTACCCGTTTCTGTAATATTAGAAACTCCGGTAGAAACGGAATCTGCATCTGCACATATAAATTtactagaggaagcaagagagGTATCCTTTCCAATCGTTTGTATTGATGAAAACCTGCCGGCAAATTATGACCTCATGTCATTCAACCTAGCTCAG AATGCCGACAATTGCATAGATCTTGCGAAGCGAGAAATTTTGGACAAATTGGATAAAATTAAGGAGGAAGTTCGGGAATCGATAGTAGATGCCGTTAGAAGTATGTTCGTAAAAACAGTAGCTACTTTGAAAAGCGACCTGGAAATTAAATTGGCATTCATGCGACAGGTTACAATGACAGGAACTCTTGTTCATAACTTTCAATTCGAGCCAGTCAAATCAATTTcggatttagaaaatttggaacaaaatttggaaaattcaGAGTATATGGAGAAGTTT TATAACTATATGAAATCTGTAATTGGACCGCAAGGTGATCCTTGCAACGGGCTCAATGTATGCTACGATTTAATTGACAACATCTTCGAACGGAAATTTATGGTTTGTGCTCTTGGGCGGGTACGAGCCGAAGCGAGCAACCAAAATATGCTATCAAAGAATTTATAA
- the LOC129716893 gene encoding uncharacterized protein LOC129716893, whose protein sequence is MLAASEEDLSSSETAAELENPCSIPEANDCQFSSTNLDEKSSTSFEEDGSSFHSWSEPQFHDDEHLSAILENLNNKPMEKFSDNLKEWALQYNIRHKALGKLLLLLRDHYDDVNLPIDPRTLLGSPKNTGSRCSSISGGKYWHQGLGNCLRCTFKDLSSDISIQLNINIDGVPLHKSSRAQFWPILANIHGMEHVKPMVIGIFCGQTKPLDVTEYLSPFVNEMIPLLQNGQTINGCKIKINIRCFICDSPARAFLKGVVNFNGIHGCLKCTTEGEYSYISRTVVFPNIHCALRTDTEFRRKIYGKHHKEDSPILKLPGFDIIKDIVIADPLHLLELGVMKRCLIGWRDGSLGFTAKLCGREIEKLSAALTSMKLPLEIHRSMRGIDCIAFRKGVELRIFLNYVGVVILKDILDERVYFHFLLLFAEKNSFQLNQKKI, encoded by the exons atgctaGCGGCTAGTGAAGAAGATTTGTCATCAAGCGAAACGGCTGCAG AATTAGAAAACCCGTGTTCTATTCCGGAGGCTAATGATTGCCAGTTTTCCTCGACGAACCTGGACGAAAAAAGCTCTACATCTTTCGAAGAAGACGGGTCTTCATTTCACAGCTGGTCGGAGCCACAGTTCCATGATGATGAGCACTTGAGTGCaattttagaaaatttgaacaaCAAACCAATGGAAAAGTTCTCAGACAACTTGAAGGAATGGGCGCTTCAATACAACATAAGACACAAGGCTCTTGGAAAACTTTTACTTTTGTTGCGTGACCACTACGACGATGTGAACCTTCCCATTGACCCGAGAACTTTACTTGGTTCCCCAAAAAATACTGGTTCACGTTGCTCAAGTATATCTGGCGGAAAATATTGGCATCAAGGGCTCGGAAATTGTTTACGGTGTACGTTTAAAGATTTATCAAGCGACATATCGATCcagttaaacataaacatcGATGGAGTGCCTCTTCATAAAAGTTCGAGGGCTCAGTTCTGGCCAATCCTGGCCAATATTCATGGAATGGAGCATGTAAAACCAATGGTGATTGGAATATTTTGCGGTCAGACAAAACCACTAGATGTAACCGAATATCTGTCTCCATTCGTAAACGAAATGATACCTCTTCTGCAAAATGGACAAACTATCAATGgctgtaaaataaaaatcaatataaGATGCTTCATATGTGATTCTCCGGCACGTGCATTTTTAAAAG GTGTTGTAAATTTCAACGGAATTCACGGATGTTTAAAATGTACAACAGAGGGTGAATATTCATATATATCACGAACGGTAGTTTTTCCAAACATTCATTGCGCCTTAAGGACAGACACTGAATTTAGACGAAAGATATATGGAAAACACCACAAAGAAGATTCACCGATTTTAAAACTACCTGGTTTCGACATAATCAAAGATATCGTTATAGCTGATCCGCTTCACCTGTTAGAACTAGGTGTTATGAAACGCTGTCTCATCGGTTGGCGTGATGGAAGCCTCGGTTTCACTGCAAAACTTTGTGGCCGCGAGATAGAAAAACTATCAGCTGCATTGACAAGTATGAAACTACCGTTAGAAATACATCGATCTATGCGAGGCATAGATTGTATTGCTTTTAGGAAAGGAGTTGAGcttcgaatttttttaaattatgtagGAGTAGTGATTCTTAAAGATATTTTAGATGAACGCGTTTATTTTCATTTCCTGCTTCTATTTgctgaaaaaaattctttccaactaaaccagaaaaaaatctaa